The DNA segment AATCTAAGGACAAGCATTTGTTATTGTAATTGCTaatgtatatattaaatttgtatatataatcgTTATGTACCTTGTACTTCTTTTCGTCACAGTGTGACACCTGGTGACTCATGCTGCCGCATCCGTAGCACGCTCCTCTTTCGCGCTTGGGCTTGCGGCACTCCCCTGCCACGTGGCCCAAAGAGTTGCAGTTGTAGCAGCGAATGGGTGTTGGCGAGGCTCCAGTGTTTGCCCCTTCAGTTGAACCGTACTTCTTTGGCAGCATGATCTTCTCGAACGCCTTGAGTAGTTGATATGGAGCGCCAAAGCACTGCATGTGGGCTTGCCTACGCAGGCCTACATCTGGGATACCTTCGATGACTCCGTCAATAAACTCCTCGTCGTCAATGACTATGCGGGATGCCAGCGACACTTTGGCGTTGAAGTACATCGAGAACTCCTCGCCACGTGCCCATGAACGGGACTCGAACTTGCGACGGAGCAACAGTTTGCTTTCCTTGGGATGGAAAGTGTCTTCCATGACGTTCAACAATTGATCGATTGGCAGCGACATGTGCTCCGGACTCGAATGCAGCCACACCAATGCTTTGTCCTTAAGCTTCGACATTAGCAGCATTAGTAGCTTCTCATCCTTCAGTTTGTTCACTTTTGCGACGGCCCTAAACTGCGCGATCCAAGTTGTGACGTCATCGTTGTTTCCAGAAATGTTGCCATGATATGTTTGCAACATGTCTTTGGCGGCATTTAGCAACATGACGCCAGCGTCATTGTTGGCGGCTGGTGttgtgttctctcctctcccttccttctccctctcgctctgcagcttcagcagctcgaTTTGCAGTTTTAACATTTCAACCTCTGCTCGATATTCgccttggttgttgttgtgcccaGGCGCTTGCGGTGCTTTTTCGTTCTTCTCTTTGCGTTCGCTCTTCGTCGAGTCTTGATCTGCGGCTGCCTCATCTTCCCTCTCGTTCTCGCATGTTTCGGCTGCCGGTGGTCCCTGTCCCCGCAGCTCTACTGGTATTTCGTTAAGTCTCGCTGCCATGGCAGctttgcttccaccttttggTAGATTGAGGGACTCCAGCCATTCGCGCAGCTGGGCGGCCGAGAACTCCTCCGTGCCGACTAAGTCcgacatgtttttttttcagcgATGGCGTCTTCGACGGacgagaaaataaaaattttcgCTATTTTTCACTGGCGGCGATTGATCGTATCCCACTTCTGAAAttgtaggccgtctaacccgggaattgtggtgaccaatatcggtgcgtgagtgaactgtataggcataaaaacacaagcccggtgatttaatgtaactcttttttattagctgcgcgtccgtctctcacaatcgccatttacaaagtgaacttactctcttatcgatgtttcttatccgatatctcactattggtatttcccaccgagtgtatcgatggtgcggtaaataccaatgcgcgctgtatgctattttaaatactagttgaatgcctcactaattattaccttgctacaatagggaggtgttctatataagtgcatctgccatatagttgcggtggttccacttttttgaggctagagtgccgtattgttgctagtgcccaagatgtgcgatcttgccacatttcctagagcgtgggtgctatataggtgcggtggttcagtatacatgccagtgctggatagggaggtgttctatataagtgcaggtgccatatagttgcggaggttccacttttttgaggctagagtgccgtattgttgctagtgcccaagatgtgcgatcttgccacattttctggagcgtgggtgctatataggtgcggtggttcagtatacatgccagtgctggatagggaggtgttctatataagtgcaggtgccatatagttgcggaggttccacttttttgaggctagagtgccgtattgttgctagtgcccaagatgtgcgatcttgccacattttctggagggtgggtgctatataggtgcggtggttcagtatacatgccagtgctggatagggaggtgttctatataagtgcaggtgccataaagttgcggaggttccacttttttaggctagagtgccgtattgttactagtgcccaagatgtgcgatcttgccacatttcctggagcgtgggtgctatatagttgcggtggttcagtatacatgccagtgctggatagggaggtgttctatataagtgcatgtgccatatagttgcggaggttccacttttttgaggctagagtgccgtattgttgctagtgcccaagatgtgcgatcttgccacattttctggagcgtgggtgctatataggtgcggtggttcagtatacatgccagtgctggatagggaggtgttctatataagtgcaggtgccatatagttgcggaggttccacttttttgaggctagagtgccgtattgttgctagtgcccaagatgtgcgatcttgccacatttcctggagcgtgggtgctatataggtgcggtggttcagtatacatgccagtgctggatagggaggtgttctatataagtgcatgtgccatatagttgcggaggttccacttttttgaggctagagtgccgtattgttgctagtgcccaagatgtgcgatcttgccacatttcctggagcgtgggtgctatataggtgcggtggttcagtatacatgccaatgctggatagggagcggttctatataagtgcatgtgccatatagttgcggagttccacttttttgaggctagtgtgccgtattgttgctagtgcccaagatgtgcgatcttgccacattttctggagc comes from the Drosophila pseudoobscura strain MV-25-SWS-2005 unplaced genomic scaffold, UCI_Dpse_MV25 Unplacedtig00139566, whole genome shotgun sequence genome and includes:
- the LOC117185592 gene encoding uncharacterized protein, which encodes MSDLVGTEEFSAAQLREWLESLNLPKGGSKAAMAARLNEIPVELRGQGPPAAETCENEREDEAAADQDSTKSERKEKNEKAPQAPGHNNNQGEYRAEVEMLKLQIELLKLQSEREKEGRGENTTPAANNDAGVMLLNAAKDMLQTYHGNISGNNDDVTTWIAQFRAVAKVNKLKDEKLLMLLMSKLKDKALVWLHSSPEHMSLPIDQLLNVMEDTFHPKESKLLLRRKFESRSWARGEEFSMYFNAKVSLASRIVIDDEEFIDGVIEGIPDVGLRRQAHMQCFGAPYQLLKAFEKIMLPKKYGSTEGANTGASPTPIRCYNCNSLGHVAGECRKPKRERGACYGCGSMSHQVSHCDEKKYKIASSTQGAQ